A single window of Providencia alcalifaciens DNA harbors:
- the kdpE gene encoding two-component system response regulator KdpE — translation MSSHQILIIEDEKEIRRFVRLALEGEGWKIFEAENYQRGLIEAGTRQPDLVILDLGLPDGDGLDLIRDLRQWSSIPLIVLSAREEESQKVAALDAGADDYLTKPFGISELLARVRVALRRFGKAGQESPTFQFGDVTVDFINRIVTKGSEELHLTPIEFRLLSELVANSGKVLTQRHLLLQVWGPSYVEHNHYLRIYMGHLRQKLENDPARPAHFLTETGIGYRFMP, via the coding sequence GTGAGTTCCCATCAAATCCTGATCATTGAAGATGAAAAAGAGATCCGCCGCTTTGTTCGACTAGCGTTGGAGGGTGAAGGCTGGAAAATTTTTGAAGCTGAAAATTACCAACGAGGACTCATTGAAGCAGGCACTCGTCAGCCCGACTTGGTCATTTTAGATCTCGGATTACCCGATGGTGATGGATTGGATTTGATTCGTGATTTACGCCAATGGAGCAGTATTCCGTTGATCGTACTTTCTGCTCGTGAAGAAGAGTCCCAGAAAGTGGCCGCTCTGGATGCGGGTGCCGATGATTATTTGACGAAACCTTTTGGTATTAGTGAGTTGCTCGCCCGTGTCCGAGTTGCTTTGCGTCGTTTTGGTAAAGCGGGTCAAGAAAGCCCTACTTTTCAATTTGGCGATGTCACCGTGGATTTTATCAACCGCATCGTGACTAAAGGCAGTGAAGAGCTTCACCTCACCCCGATTGAATTTCGCCTACTCAGCGAACTTGTCGCCAATAGCGGGAAAGTGCTCACTCAACGCCATTTGTTGCTGCAAGTCTGGGGACCGAGTTACGTCGAACACAATCATTATCTGCGTATTTATATGGGGCATTTACGCCAAAAATTGGAAAATGACCCTGCTCGCCCCGCACATTTTTTAACAGAAACGGGAATTGGCTACCGATTTATGCCTTAA